In Streptomyces ambofaciens ATCC 23877, a single genomic region encodes these proteins:
- a CDS encoding LLM class flavin-dependent oxidoreductase, translating into MQFGIFTVGDVTPDPTTGRTPTERERIKAMVAIALKAEEVGLDVFATGEHHNPPFVPSSPTTMLGYIAARTERLILSTSTTLITTNDPVKIAEDFAMLQHLADGRVDLMMGRGNTGPVYPWFGKDIREGINLAVENYALLHRLWREDVVNWEGKFRTPLQGFTSTPRPLDGVAPFVWHGSIRSPEIAEQAAYYGDGFFHNNIFWPADHTKRMVELYRARYAHYGHGTPEQAIVGLGGQVFMRRNSQDAVREFRPYFDVAPVYGHGPSLEDFTEQTPLTVGSPQQVIEKTLAFRDYAGDYQRQLFLMDHAGLPLKTVLEQLDLLGEEVVPVLRKEFAKDRPADVPDAPNHASLLAGARKEGARA; encoded by the coding sequence ATGCAGTTCGGCATCTTCACCGTCGGCGACGTCACGCCGGACCCGACCACCGGGCGCACGCCGACCGAACGCGAGCGCATCAAGGCCATGGTCGCCATCGCGCTGAAGGCCGAGGAGGTCGGCCTCGACGTCTTCGCGACCGGCGAGCACCACAACCCGCCGTTCGTGCCCTCGTCACCGACCACGATGCTCGGCTACATCGCGGCCCGCACCGAGCGGCTGATCCTCTCCACCTCCACCACCCTCATCACCACCAACGACCCGGTGAAGATCGCCGAGGACTTCGCGATGCTCCAGCACCTGGCCGACGGCCGGGTGGACCTGATGATGGGCCGCGGCAACACCGGCCCGGTGTACCCCTGGTTCGGCAAGGACATCCGCGAGGGCATCAACCTCGCCGTCGAGAACTACGCCCTGCTGCACCGCCTGTGGCGCGAGGACGTCGTGAACTGGGAGGGCAAGTTCCGCACGCCGCTCCAGGGCTTCACGTCCACGCCCCGGCCGCTGGACGGCGTCGCGCCGTTCGTCTGGCACGGCTCGATCCGTTCCCCGGAGATCGCCGAGCAGGCCGCGTACTACGGTGACGGCTTCTTCCACAACAACATCTTCTGGCCCGCGGACCACACCAAGCGCATGGTCGAGCTGTACCGGGCCCGCTACGCCCACTACGGGCACGGCACCCCGGAGCAGGCGATCGTCGGCCTCGGCGGCCAGGTGTTCATGCGGAGGAACAGCCAGGACGCGGTGCGCGAGTTCCGCCCGTACTTCGACGTCGCGCCCGTCTACGGGCACGGCCCCTCCCTGGAGGACTTCACCGAGCAGACGCCGCTGACGGTGGGCTCGCCGCAGCAGGTGATCGAGAAGACGCTGGCCTTCCGCGACTACGCGGGCGACTACCAGCGCCAGCTCTTCCTGATGGACCACGCCGGCCTGCCCCTGAAGACCGTCCTGGAGCAGCTCGACCTGCTCGGCGAGGAGGTCGTGCCGGTGCTGCGCAAGGAGTTCGCGAAGGACCGCCCGGCCGACGTGCCGGACGCGCCGAACCACGCGTCCCTGCTGGCCGGCGCCCGCAAGGAAGGAGCACGGGCATGA
- a CDS encoding CE1759 family FMN reductase, with protein MRLVVVSAGLSVPSSTRLLADRLAAATAGRAPAAEVQVVELRDLAVEIAHTFTNGFPGRNLSAAFDAVAAADGLIVVTPVFSASYSGLFKSFFDALSVTEADALAAKPVLIGATGGTARHSLVLDHALRPLFAYLKAVVVPTGVYAASEDWGAEGLDGRIERAAGELAALMAGLSTAGKPAGEAAGEPLGEAATEPVGQPSGRPVAEADGIVPFAERLAALRPAG; from the coding sequence ATGAGGCTCGTCGTCGTCTCCGCGGGACTGAGCGTCCCGTCCTCCACCCGGCTGCTGGCCGACCGGCTGGCCGCCGCGACCGCGGGACGGGCGCCCGCGGCGGAGGTGCAGGTGGTCGAGTTGCGCGACCTCGCCGTGGAGATCGCGCACACCTTCACCAACGGCTTCCCGGGCCGGAACCTGTCCGCCGCCTTCGACGCGGTCGCGGCGGCGGACGGGCTGATCGTCGTCACGCCGGTGTTCTCGGCCTCGTACAGCGGGCTGTTCAAGTCGTTCTTCGACGCGCTGAGCGTGACCGAGGCGGACGCCCTCGCCGCCAAGCCGGTGCTGATCGGCGCGACCGGCGGCACGGCCCGGCACTCGCTGGTCCTGGACCACGCGCTGCGTCCGCTGTTCGCCTACCTCAAGGCGGTCGTCGTCCCGACCGGGGTGTACGCCGCCTCGGAGGACTGGGGCGCCGAGGGGCTGGACGGGCGGATCGAGCGGGCGGCCGGGGAGCTGGCGGCCCTGATGGCGGGGCTGTCGACGGCCGGGAAGCCGGCCGGGGAGGCGGCCGGGGAGCCGCTGGGGGAGGCGGCTACGGAGCCGGTCGGGCAGCCCTCCGGGCGGCCGGTCGCGGAGGCCGACGGGATCGTGCCGTTCGCGGAGCGGCTCGCCGCGCTGCGGCCCGCCGGGTGA
- a CDS encoding response regulator transcription factor, protein MPRTVLLAEDDRAIRHALERALTLEGYRVTAVADGVEALAQAHRARPDVLVLDVMMPGVDGLQVCRELRAEGDPTPILMLTALVETADRIAGLDAGADDYVVKPFDVEEVFARLRALLRRTDRAEPDGDGAEDVPEPDGDREAAAGRYLEAAGLRMDPGARRAWRDGDELELTRTEFGLLELLVRNAGIVLDHSTIYDRIWGYDFGPGSKNLAVYVGYLRRKLDRPGAPRLIQTVRGVGYVLRED, encoded by the coding sequence GTGCCCCGGACCGTTCTGCTCGCCGAAGACGACCGCGCGATCCGGCACGCCCTGGAGCGCGCCCTCACCCTGGAGGGGTACCGGGTCACCGCGGTCGCGGACGGCGTCGAGGCGCTGGCCCAGGCCCACCGCGCCCGGCCGGACGTCCTGGTGCTGGACGTGATGATGCCGGGCGTCGACGGCCTCCAGGTCTGCCGGGAGCTGCGCGCCGAGGGCGACCCCACACCGATCCTGATGCTCACGGCGCTGGTGGAGACCGCCGACCGCATCGCGGGCCTCGACGCGGGCGCCGACGACTACGTGGTCAAGCCCTTCGACGTCGAGGAGGTCTTCGCCCGGCTGCGCGCCCTGCTGCGCCGCACGGACCGCGCGGAGCCCGACGGCGACGGCGCCGAGGACGTACCCGAGCCGGACGGCGACCGGGAGGCGGCGGCCGGCCGGTACCTGGAGGCGGCCGGGCTGCGCATGGACCCGGGGGCCCGGCGCGCCTGGCGGGACGGGGACGAGCTGGAACTGACCCGCACCGAGTTCGGGCTGCTGGAGCTGCTGGTCCGCAACGCGGGCATCGTGCTCGACCACTCCACGATCTACGACCGGATCTGGGGCTACGACTTCGGCCCCGGCTCCAAGAACCTCGCCGTCTACGTCGGCTATCTGCGCCGCAAGCTCGACCGGCCGGGCGCTCCGCGGCTGATCCAGACCGTGCGCGGGGTGGGTTACGTGCTGCGGGAGGACTGA
- a CDS encoding sensor histidine kinase: MGPSPLGRRPRLLSLRTTFAVSFATVTAVVTVLVGVLSYNAAARLVRVDQESVFAQVVQDLRAEVRERPMSPGDFSSSAPGHDIVRPARTDVQVLGPDGEVSDPAGPRLPVTGADRRAAGAAEAGRTVQHEDVGVGRDVFRVATVSLGGGRGAVQVAQEFSGTEDLLRALQRRTLLLMAAVVTAAGLFGWWLARRITRRLVVLTSAAENVARTRRLGVPVPVTGPDEVGRLGRAFDLMLGRLAQSEEDQRRLVQDAGHELRTPLTSLRTNISLLRRIDELPPDAREELVADLGQEARELTDLVNELVELAAGQSAGEPPQRVDLAGIAHDVAAQARRRTGREIGVRVCGETVTDGRPAMLTRALTNLVENAAKFDPDGTGPIEIAVAGPARPGTIRLEVRDRGPGISDADLARVFDRFYRAAAARSRPGSGLGLSIVREVALAHGGAPFATRREGGGSVIGFTVGTVLGDDGGAGGDG; this comes from the coding sequence GTGGGCCCCTCTCCGCTCGGGCGCCGGCCCCGGCTGCTGTCCCTGCGGACGACGTTCGCGGTGTCGTTCGCCACGGTCACCGCCGTGGTCACGGTCCTCGTCGGAGTGCTGTCGTACAACGCGGCGGCCCGGCTGGTCCGGGTGGACCAGGAGTCCGTCTTCGCGCAGGTCGTGCAGGACCTGCGGGCCGAGGTGCGCGAGCGGCCGATGTCGCCCGGTGACTTCTCCTCCTCCGCGCCCGGCCACGACATCGTGCGCCCGGCCCGCACCGACGTGCAGGTGCTCGGGCCGGACGGCGAGGTGTCCGACCCGGCCGGCCCGCGGCTGCCGGTCACCGGCGCCGACCGGCGGGCCGCGGGTGCCGCCGAGGCCGGGCGGACGGTGCAGCACGAGGACGTGGGGGTCGGCCGGGACGTCTTCCGGGTGGCGACCGTCTCCCTCGGCGGTGGCCGGGGCGCGGTGCAGGTGGCGCAGGAGTTCAGCGGCACCGAGGACCTGCTGCGGGCGCTCCAGCGCCGGACGCTGCTCCTGATGGCCGCGGTGGTGACCGCCGCGGGCCTGTTCGGCTGGTGGCTGGCCCGGCGCATCACACGGCGCCTGGTGGTCCTCACCTCCGCCGCCGAGAACGTCGCCCGCACCCGCCGGCTCGGCGTTCCGGTGCCGGTCACCGGCCCCGACGAGGTGGGCCGCCTCGGCCGTGCCTTCGACCTCATGCTGGGCCGCCTCGCCCAGTCGGAGGAGGACCAGCGGCGTCTGGTCCAGGACGCGGGCCACGAACTGCGGACGCCGCTCACCTCCCTGCGGACCAACATCTCGCTGCTGCGCCGCATCGACGAACTCCCGCCCGACGCCCGCGAGGAGCTGGTCGCCGACCTGGGCCAGGAGGCCCGGGAGCTGACCGACCTGGTCAACGAGCTGGTGGAGCTGGCGGCCGGCCAGTCCGCCGGCGAGCCCCCGCAGCGCGTGGACCTCGCCGGGATCGCGCACGACGTGGCGGCCCAGGCCCGGCGCCGTACCGGGCGGGAGATCGGCGTACGGGTCTGCGGCGAGACGGTGACCGACGGGCGGCCCGCCATGCTGACCCGGGCGCTCACCAACCTGGTGGAGAACGCCGCCAAGTTCGATCCCGACGGCACCGGGCCCATCGAGATCGCCGTCGCCGGACCCGCCCGGCCGGGCACGATCCGCCTCGAGGTCCGCGACCGCGGTCCCGGCATCTCCGACGCCGACCTGGCCCGTGTCTTCGACCGCTTCTACCGCGCCGCCGCCGCCCGCTCCCGGCCCGGCTCGGGCCTCGGCCTCTCCATCGTCCGGGAGGTGGCGCTGGCGCACGGGGGAGCGCCGTTCGCGACCCGGCGTGAGGGGGGCGGGTCGGTGATCGGGTTCACGGTGGGCACGGTGCTCGGGGACGACGGTGGCGCCGGCGGAGACGGCTGA
- a CDS encoding DUF4396 domain-containing protein, translated as MDHDKHHAQHPHDAPGATWATAVRATLHCLTGCAVGEILGMVIGTALMWGNVPTMILAITLAFVFGYSFTLVAVVRAGVSLKAAVKVALAADTVSIAVMELVDNAIIALTPGAMDAHLSDGLFWSALLGGFAVAFVITTPVNKWMIGRGKGHAVVHAHH; from the coding sequence ATGGACCACGACAAGCACCACGCACAGCATCCGCACGACGCACCCGGCGCGACCTGGGCGACGGCGGTCAGGGCGACGCTGCACTGCCTCACCGGATGTGCCGTCGGCGAGATCCTCGGCATGGTCATCGGCACCGCCCTGATGTGGGGCAACGTGCCGACGATGATCCTCGCGATCACCCTGGCCTTCGTCTTCGGCTACTCCTTCACGCTCGTCGCGGTGGTGCGCGCCGGGGTCTCCCTGAAGGCGGCGGTCAAAGTGGCACTGGCCGCCGACACCGTCTCCATCGCGGTGATGGAACTGGTGGACAACGCCATCATCGCGCTGACGCCGGGGGCGATGGACGCGCACCTGTCGGACGGGCTGTTCTGGTCGGCACTGCTCGGCGGGTTCGCCGTGGCGTTCGTGATCACCACGCCGGTCAACAAGTGGATGATCGGCCGGGGCAAGGGCCACGCCGTGGTCCACGCCCACCACTGA
- a CDS encoding TrmH family RNA methyltransferase: MPTRRRITARNARFQQWEALLGNRNKRTRAKEFLVQGVRPISLAVRYGWPVKALIHDDRRELSPWARELLREVDAEQVAMAPELLAELGEKNESAPEVVAVVEMPADDLDRLHVDGDFLGVVFDRPTSPGNIGSIIRSADAFGAGGLIVSGHAADVYDPKSVRASTGSLFALPAVRVGSPGTVMDWVAARRAEGRPIVLVGTDEKGECEVFDFDFTQPVLLLVGNETSGLSSAWRDLCDHTVSIPMTGSASSLNAANAATAVLYEAHRQRLVAARRA, translated from the coding sequence GTGCCGACACGCCGGCGGATCACCGCACGCAACGCCCGTTTCCAGCAGTGGGAGGCGCTGCTGGGCAACCGGAACAAGCGCACGCGCGCGAAGGAGTTCCTGGTCCAGGGAGTGCGTCCGATCTCCTTGGCGGTGCGGTACGGATGGCCCGTCAAGGCGCTGATCCACGACGACCGGCGGGAGCTGTCGCCGTGGGCGCGGGAGCTGCTGCGCGAGGTCGACGCCGAGCAGGTGGCGATGGCGCCCGAGCTCCTGGCGGAGCTGGGGGAGAAGAACGAGAGCGCGCCGGAGGTCGTCGCCGTCGTCGAGATGCCGGCCGACGACCTGGACCGGCTCCACGTCGACGGCGATTTCCTGGGCGTCGTGTTCGACCGGCCGACGAGTCCGGGGAACATCGGCAGCATCATCCGGTCCGCGGACGCCTTCGGGGCGGGCGGGCTCATCGTGTCCGGGCACGCCGCGGACGTCTACGACCCCAAGTCGGTGCGGGCCAGCACCGGCTCCCTGTTCGCCCTGCCGGCCGTGCGGGTGGGGTCGCCCGGCACCGTCATGGACTGGGTCGCCGCGCGGCGTGCCGAGGGGCGGCCGATCGTGCTGGTCGGCACGGACGAGAAGGGCGAGTGCGAGGTCTTCGACTTCGACTTCACCCAGCCGGTGCTGCTGCTGGTCGGCAACGAGACGTCCGGGCTCAGCAGCGCCTGGCGAGACCTGTGCGACCACACCGTCAGCATCCCGATGACCGGGTCCGCGAGCTCCCTGAACGCCGCCAACGCGGCGACCGCCGTGCTGTACGAGGCGCACCGGCAGCGCCTCGTCGCCGCGAGGCGCGCCTGA
- a CDS encoding DUF7144 family membrane protein yields the protein MPHGARHETGPDRDDGRAAGPLRYFGVPLLVSGVLSILQGITGIAEDRLYGVPRHYEYRFDLTSWGWIHLVVGVALVVVGVGMLRSMSWGRAAGLTTAAISLVTQFMFIPYYPLWSISVMALDLIILWGLARLAAF from the coding sequence ATGCCCCATGGAGCACGGCACGAGACCGGCCCCGACCGCGACGACGGGCGAGCGGCCGGGCCGCTGCGGTACTTCGGCGTGCCGCTGCTCGTCAGCGGCGTGCTGAGCATCCTCCAGGGCATCACCGGCATCGCCGAGGACCGTCTCTACGGGGTGCCGCGGCACTACGAGTACCGGTTCGACCTCACCAGCTGGGGCTGGATCCACCTGGTCGTGGGCGTCGCCCTGGTCGTCGTGGGCGTGGGAATGCTGCGGTCCATGAGCTGGGGCCGCGCGGCCGGGCTGACCACCGCCGCGATCAGCCTCGTGACCCAGTTCATGTTCATCCCCTACTACCCGCTGTGGTCGATCAGTGTGATGGCACTCGACCTGATCATCCTGTGGGGCCTGGCACGGCTCGCCGCCTTCTGA
- a CDS encoding DUF4097 family beta strand repeat-containing protein — MPSFDTPEPIAVNAHVGAGSIRFTAGDRLDTVVEVRPGDPGRDKDVRAAEQTRIDFAGGVLTISTKDRRIIGPTGVVDVTVELPEGSDIDTTGSWTQVLGEGPLGEVRVKTSGGDVRLDTTGPLRLAASHGSVTVDRVEGTAEITTSSGSVRVGLVEGSADLKNSHGSTTVGAALGDLRVSHANGDINITRAEGSLTATTAHGTLRVGEVARGEVRLETSYGAIEVGIREGTAAWLDAHSDAGRVRNTLTASDNPGESEDTVKIRARTRYGNIDVHRAKV; from the coding sequence ATGCCTTCGTTCGACACTCCCGAACCGATCGCGGTCAACGCCCACGTGGGCGCGGGTTCCATCCGTTTCACCGCGGGCGACCGACTCGACACCGTCGTCGAGGTGCGGCCGGGCGACCCCGGCCGGGACAAGGACGTGCGGGCCGCCGAGCAGACCCGGATCGACTTCGCGGGCGGCGTCCTCACGATCAGCACGAAGGACCGCCGGATCATCGGGCCGACCGGCGTCGTCGACGTGACGGTGGAGCTGCCCGAGGGCTCGGACATCGACACGACCGGCTCCTGGACCCAGGTGCTCGGTGAGGGTCCCCTCGGTGAGGTCCGGGTGAAGACCTCGGGCGGCGACGTCCGCCTGGACACGACCGGTCCGCTCCGGCTCGCCGCCTCCCACGGCTCGGTCACCGTGGACCGGGTGGAGGGTACCGCCGAGATCACCACCAGCTCCGGCAGCGTGCGCGTCGGGCTGGTGGAGGGCTCAGCGGACCTGAAGAACTCGCACGGCTCCACGACCGTCGGCGCCGCGCTGGGCGACCTGCGGGTGAGCCACGCCAACGGCGACATCAACATCACCCGCGCCGAGGGCTCGCTCACCGCCACCACCGCCCACGGCACGCTGCGGGTGGGTGAGGTGGCACGCGGCGAGGTGCGGCTGGAGACCTCCTACGGCGCCATCGAGGTCGGCATCCGCGAGGGCACGGCCGCCTGGCTCGACGCGCACTCGGACGCCGGGCGGGTGCGCAACACGCTCACCGCGTCCGACAACCCCGGGGAGAGCGAGGACACCGTCAAGATCCGTGCCCGCACGCGGTACGGCAACATCGACGTCCACCGCGCCAAGGTCTGA
- a CDS encoding IS110-like element ISSam1 family transposase, giving the protein MISIDGVGVFLGLDVGKQTHHGHGLTPAGKKVFDKQLPNSEPKLRAVFDKLTAKFGTVLVIVDQPASIGALPLTVARDAGCQVAYLPGLAMRRIADLYPGEAKTDAKDAAVIADAARTMPHTLRTLDLTDEVTAELTMLVGFDQDLAGEANRTSNRIRGLLTQFHPSLERVLGPRLDHPAVTWLLERYGSPQALRKAGRRKLVEVVRPRAPRMAERLVDDTFTALDEQTVVVPGTGTLDVIVPSLAKSLAAVHEQRRALETRIEALLEAHPLSQVLTSMPGIGVRTAAVLLATVGDGSSFPTAAHLASYAGLAPVTRQSGTSIHGEHAPRGGNRQLKRAMFLSAFAALHDPASRTYYDRCRARGKTHTQALLRLARHRISVLFALLRDGTFYEPRSPRLA; this is encoded by the coding sequence GTGATCAGCATCGACGGGGTGGGCGTCTTCCTGGGCCTGGACGTCGGCAAGCAGACGCATCACGGCCACGGCCTGACCCCGGCCGGGAAGAAGGTGTTCGACAAGCAGCTGCCGAACAGCGAACCGAAGCTGCGGGCTGTCTTCGACAAGCTCACGGCCAAGTTCGGCACCGTCCTGGTGATCGTGGACCAGCCCGCCTCCATCGGCGCCCTCCCACTGACCGTCGCCCGGGACGCCGGCTGCCAGGTCGCCTACCTGCCCGGACTGGCGATGCGCCGGATCGCCGACCTCTACCCGGGCGAGGCCAAGACCGACGCGAAGGACGCCGCGGTCATTGCGGACGCTGCCCGCACCATGCCCCACACCCTGCGCACCCTCGACCTGACCGATGAGGTCACCGCGGAGCTGACCATGCTGGTCGGCTTCGACCAGGACCTCGCAGGCGAGGCCAACCGCACCTCCAACCGCATCCGCGGCCTGCTCACCCAGTTCCACCCCAGCCTGGAGCGCGTCCTCGGCCCGCGCCTGGACCATCCGGCAGTGACCTGGCTCCTCGAGCGTTACGGATCCCCGCAAGCACTCCGCAAAGCGGGCCGCCGCAAGCTGGTCGAGGTCGTCCGCCCGAGAGCCCCGCGCATGGCCGAGCGGCTGGTCGACGACACCTTCACCGCACTCGACGAGCAGACCGTCGTCGTCCCGGGCACCGGCACCCTCGACGTGATCGTCCCGTCGCTGGCGAAGTCGCTGGCCGCCGTTCACGAACAACGCCGGGCCCTGGAAACGCGGATTGAGGCACTGCTGGAGGCCCACCCTCTTTCCCAGGTCCTGACCTCGATGCCCGGCATCGGCGTCAGGACCGCCGCAGTCCTCCTGGCCACCGTCGGCGACGGCAGCAGCTTTCCCACCGCCGCCCACCTGGCCTCCTACGCCGGCCTCGCCCCGGTAACCCGGCAGTCCGGCACGTCGATCCACGGCGAGCACGCCCCCAGAGGCGGCAACCGGCAGCTGAAACGAGCGATGTTCCTCTCCGCGTTCGCAGCCCTCCACGACCCCGCCTCCCGCACCTACTACGACCGCTGCCGAGCCCGCGGCAAAACCCACACCCAGGCCCTCCTCCGCCTCGCCCGCCATCGCATCAGCGTCCTGTTCGCCCTGCTCCGCGACGGAACCTTCTACGAGCCGAGGAGCCCTCGACTCGCTTGA
- a CDS encoding ATP-binding cassette domain-containing protein, whose product MPTPRQGNGHPPSPAAVSAVGLRKSYGDKTVLDGIDLHIPAGTVFALLGPNGAGKTTAVKILSTLVTADGGQARVAGHDIATEPQAVRAAIGVTGQFSAVDGLITGEENMLLMADLHHLPRAEGRRVTAGLLERFDLVDAAKRPASTYSGGMKRRLDIAMTLVGDPRIIFLDEPTTGLDPRSRHTMWGIIRELVTGGVTVFLTTQYLEEADELADRIAVLNDGRIAAEGSAEELKRQIPGGHVRLRFSDPAAYRSAATALREVTRDDEALTLQIPSGGTQRELRSLLDWLDAAGVEADELTVHTPDLDDVFFALTGPTDQPEETVR is encoded by the coding sequence ATGCCCACGCCCAGGCAGGGGAACGGTCACCCCCCGTCGCCCGCCGCCGTCTCCGCCGTCGGTCTGCGTAAGTCGTACGGGGACAAGACCGTCCTCGACGGCATCGACCTGCACATCCCCGCCGGAACCGTCTTCGCGCTGCTCGGCCCGAACGGCGCCGGCAAGACCACGGCGGTGAAGATCCTCTCCACCCTCGTCACGGCCGACGGCGGACAGGCCCGGGTCGCGGGCCACGACATCGCCACCGAGCCGCAGGCCGTTCGCGCCGCGATCGGCGTCACCGGGCAGTTCTCCGCCGTCGACGGCCTGATCACCGGCGAGGAGAACATGCTCCTCATGGCCGACCTGCACCACCTGCCCAGGGCCGAGGGGCGCCGGGTGACCGCCGGACTGCTGGAGCGGTTCGACCTCGTGGACGCCGCCAAGAGGCCCGCCTCCACCTACTCCGGCGGCATGAAGCGCCGTCTCGACATCGCGATGACCCTGGTCGGGGACCCGCGGATCATCTTCCTCGACGAGCCGACCACCGGCCTCGACCCCCGCAGCCGCCACACCATGTGGGGCATCATCCGCGAGCTGGTCACGGGCGGGGTGACGGTCTTCCTGACCACGCAGTACCTGGAGGAGGCCGACGAACTCGCCGACCGCATCGCCGTGCTGAACGACGGCAGGATCGCCGCGGAGGGCAGCGCCGAGGAGCTGAAGCGGCAGATCCCCGGCGGTCACGTGCGACTGCGTTTCTCCGACCCGGCCGCCTACCGGTCCGCCGCCACCGCGCTGCGCGAGGTCACCCGGGACGACGAGGCGCTCACGCTGCAGATCCCGTCCGGCGGCACCCAGCGCGAACTGCGCTCCCTCCTCGACTGGCTCGACGCCGCCGGTGTCGAGGCCGACGAGCTGACCGTGCACACCCCCGACCTCGACGACGTGTTCTTCGCCCTGACCGGCCCCACCGACCAGCCCGAGGAGACCGTCCGATGA